One Sediminibacillus dalangtanensis genomic region harbors:
- a CDS encoding YugN family protein has product MRIEGTGIEGMIMDLKPLDHLMDEIAFVRAGQWDYERVTYDYKIGSAEKNITYYIRIQGYAVEGEVDRGDAVIKLTTPLLGKHYYPHGVEYGEGEDFPESVIDRTKSLLAKAKNELDNFAK; this is encoded by the coding sequence ATGAGAATAGAAGGAACAGGAATCGAAGGAATGATCATGGACTTAAAACCCTTGGACCATCTAATGGATGAAATCGCTTTTGTCCGTGCCGGACAATGGGACTATGAAAGGGTCACATACGATTATAAAATCGGGTCTGCAGAGAAAAATATCACTTATTACATAAGAATCCAGGGATACGCTGTTGAAGGCGAAGTAGACCGGGGGGACGCAGTCATCAAACTTACGACGCCTTTATTGGGAAAACATTATTATCCGCATGGAGTCGAGTATGGAGAAGGGGAAGATTTCCCGGAAAGTGTCATCGACCGTACAAAAAGTTTGTTGGCGAAAGCAAAGAACGAATTAGACAATTTCGCGAAATAA
- a CDS encoding CBS domain-containing protein, with protein MKKLREVMTTDLSVCSADDTLTEAAKIMTDHNVGAVPVCGTNRELLGMITDRDLVVRGLAREKSPSTKISDVMSGKLYSVAPDTSVQEASSLMAEKQIRRLPVVENGKLAGIVSLGDLALEEKSNLAAGHALEEISERPELH; from the coding sequence ATGAAAAAACTAAGAGAGGTTATGACAACTGATCTTTCTGTTTGTTCAGCAGATGATACGTTGACTGAAGCGGCAAAAATCATGACAGACCATAATGTCGGTGCTGTCCCCGTATGCGGGACCAATAGAGAATTGCTTGGGATGATTACGGACAGAGACTTGGTTGTACGCGGATTGGCGAGGGAAAAAAGTCCTTCGACTAAAATAAGTGACGTAATGAGTGGGAAACTTTACTCTGTAGCTCCCGATACTTCCGTTCAAGAAGCAAGTAGCTTAATGGCTGAAAAGCAAATTCGTCGTCTGCCAGTTGTTGAAAATGGTAAGTTGGCGGGAATCGTTTCGCTTGGAGATTTGGCGTTGGAAGAAAAATCTAATTTAGCTGCAGGTCATGCTCTGGAAGAAATTTCTGAGCGACCGGAACTTCACTAA